The Hyalangium gracile genome includes a window with the following:
- a CDS encoding sensor histidine kinase, with protein MRLGARFWKVQFLGWLAYAIACYVLSLPGLISGGFVRHLAVIQFKGYRSLIGLAISAGLAFLFSWLWDRKPRAWVLALAGLVSSVPLAAVWLVVLRSATGSQPVIHPDFAHDLLNYDIVLLAWIGLFLSYAYRLDLEAERERALRALSLASESRWQMLRYQVNPHFLFNALNSIRALVDEDPGRARNMITELAEFFRYSLLETQARDVPLGDELRAVRSYLAIQRIRFEERLSVTFDVEPHAEEVRLPGFLIHPLVENAVKHGLDARKGPLELRIRAARVGNGLEVEVSNTGSLRPSPRDSTEVKGRVEGTGTGLTNIRERLAHAFPGRHRFELREDGGWVRATLSVELARRQAA; from the coding sequence ATGCGGCTCGGCGCGCGGTTCTGGAAGGTGCAGTTCCTCGGGTGGCTGGCCTATGCCATCGCTTGCTACGTGCTGTCCCTTCCAGGACTGATCAGCGGCGGCTTCGTGCGGCACCTCGCCGTCATCCAGTTCAAGGGCTATCGGTCCCTCATCGGACTCGCCATCAGCGCGGGCCTGGCCTTCCTCTTCTCGTGGCTCTGGGACCGAAAGCCTCGCGCGTGGGTGCTGGCCCTGGCGGGCCTTGTGAGCTCGGTGCCCCTGGCGGCGGTGTGGCTCGTCGTCCTGCGCTCGGCCACCGGGAGCCAACCCGTCATCCACCCGGACTTCGCGCACGATCTGCTCAACTACGACATCGTCCTGCTCGCCTGGATCGGCCTATTCCTCAGCTACGCCTATCGGCTCGATCTCGAGGCCGAGCGGGAGCGGGCACTGAGAGCCCTCTCACTGGCTTCCGAGTCTCGCTGGCAGATGCTGCGCTACCAGGTCAACCCGCACTTCCTCTTCAACGCGCTCAACTCCATCCGCGCCCTCGTGGACGAGGATCCAGGCCGCGCCCGCAACATGATCACCGAGCTGGCGGAGTTCTTCCGCTACTCGCTGCTGGAGACCCAGGCCCGCGACGTGCCGCTGGGAGATGAGCTGCGCGCCGTCCGCAGCTACCTGGCCATCCAGCGCATCCGCTTCGAGGAGCGGCTGAGCGTCACCTTCGACGTCGAGCCTCACGCCGAGGAGGTCCGCCTGCCAGGCTTCCTCATTCATCCGCTGGTGGAGAACGCCGTGAAGCATGGACTGGACGCACGCAAGGGGCCCCTCGAGCTGCGCATCCGCGCCGCGCGGGTGGGCAATGGCCTGGAGGTGGAGGTGTCCAACACCGGAAGCCTGCGCCCCTCGCCCCGTGACTCGACGGAGGTGAAGGGCAGGGTGGAGGGCACAGGCACCGGCCTGACCAACATTCGCGAGCGTCTGGCCCACGCCTTTCCGGGCCGCCACCGCTTCGAGCTGCGCGAGGACGGTGGCTGGGTCCGCGCCACGCTGTCCGTGGAGCTGGCCCGAAGGCAGGCGGCATGA
- a CDS encoding nuclear transport factor 2 family protein, with translation MKLYIGSTIAVALVVLGSVLITSEARGTPASSEDEAGARKAVELYLQGHATGNPEHFRAAFHPDMKMFFIREGALNQRTAAEYISGVSGKPAADEARRKRRIVSLDVTGEVGVAKVELDYPDAFLTDYLTVIKVDGSWKVINKVFHRRAR, from the coding sequence ATGAAGCTCTACATTGGCAGCACCATCGCCGTCGCTCTGGTCGTCCTGGGCAGCGTCCTCATCACGAGTGAGGCCCGTGGCACCCCGGCATCCTCGGAGGACGAGGCCGGCGCGCGCAAGGCCGTCGAGCTGTACCTCCAGGGCCACGCCACCGGCAACCCCGAGCACTTCCGCGCGGCGTTCCACCCGGACATGAAGATGTTCTTCATCCGCGAGGGCGCCCTCAACCAGCGCACCGCCGCCGAGTACATCTCGGGCGTCAGTGGCAAGCCCGCCGCGGATGAGGCCCGCCGCAAGCGCCGCATCGTCAGCCTGGACGTCACGGGCGAGGTTGGCGTGGCCAAGGTGGAGCTCGACTATCCGGACGCCTTCCTCACCGACTATCTCACCGTCATCAAGGTGGATGGCTCCTGGAAGGTCATCAACAAGGTGTTCCACCGCCGGGCGAGGTAG